The Crocinitomicaceae bacterium genome includes a region encoding these proteins:
- a CDS encoding DUF3820 family protein, with the protein MSEPVEFADQQRKILKQLVTTKMPFGKYEGKLICDLPEYYLTWFQSKGYPAGTIGVLLATMYEIKLNGLETLIEGIKKEVYHKK; encoded by the coding sequence ATGAGTGAACCTGTTGAATTTGCTGATCAGCAAAGAAAAATTCTCAAACAACTGGTGACTACCAAAATGCCTTTTGGCAAATATGAAGGCAAATTGATTTGTGATTTACCGGAATATTATCTCACTTGGTTTCAAAGCAAAGGGTATCCGGCCGGAACAATAGGCGTGCTGCTTGCAACCATGTATGAAATAAAACTCAATGGACTTGAAACGCTTATTGAGGGAATAAAAAAAGAAGTGTACCATAAAAAATAA
- a CDS encoding TerB family tellurite resistance protein codes for MDAKQHLYYALGALAYAVAKADGSVQNEEREKVKQIVEEGTKHKMDFHYTDIIFQILQKDKMGFADVYQWAMKSFETGKYHLTPSLRSEFCQVIKEVANAFPPESPMEKKLIDQFAQDIENLSAKTAHE; via the coding sequence ATGGACGCAAAGCAACATCTTTATTATGCATTAGGCGCACTGGCATACGCGGTTGCTAAAGCTGATGGCAGTGTACAAAATGAAGAACGTGAAAAGGTAAAGCAGATTGTTGAAGAAGGTACCAAACATAAAATGGACTTTCATTATACTGATATCATTTTTCAAATATTACAAAAGGACAAGATGGGTTTTGCTGATGTTTATCAGTGGGCTATGAAATCATTTGAGACCGGTAAATATCATCTTACACCGTCTTTGCGATCAGAATTCTGTCAAGTGATTAAAGAAGTTGCAAATGCATTTCCACCTGAAAGCCCAATGGAGAAAAAGCTCATAGATCAATTTGCACAAGATATTGAAAACCTCTCAGCAAAAACTGCGCATGAGTGA
- a CDS encoding DUF1905 domain-containing protein — MVKKDSNTQHSFSTKLYEEKDSSLMWYFRIDVPPHIVNAVCKAKNKRVLCLFNGELKSQVPVLSSGEKKYYITINKEIRQKLKLKTGDMLTVTISMDESEYGIETPDFFNEFCEQDSEGSAHFHALSPGKQRTLLYLMNKPKSENKKIEKAIIVFDYLKSSSGKLDFRELNEYMKNNRFNKT, encoded by the coding sequence ATGGTTAAAAAAGACAGTAACACCCAGCATAGTTTTAGCACAAAACTGTATGAAGAAAAAGACAGTTCATTGATGTGGTACTTCAGAATTGATGTTCCGCCCCATATTGTCAATGCTGTATGTAAAGCAAAAAACAAAAGAGTACTCTGCTTATTCAATGGCGAACTAAAAAGTCAAGTTCCGGTGCTGAGTAGTGGTGAAAAAAAATATTATATCACTATTAATAAAGAAATAAGACAAAAACTTAAATTAAAAACCGGTGATATGCTTACTGTGACAATAAGCATGGATGAGAGTGAATACGGAATTGAAACGCCTGATTTTTTCAATGAGTTCTGTGAGCAAGACAGTGAAGGCAGCGCTCACTTTCACGCACTAAGTCCGGGGAAACAACGCACCCTACTCTATCTGATGAATAAACCTAAATCAGAAAATAAAAAAATTGAAAAAGCCATTATTGTATTTGATTATCTCAAAAGTTCAAGCGGGAAACTTGATTTTAGAGAGTTAAATGAATACATGAAAAACAACCGTTTTAACAAAACGTAA
- a CDS encoding caspase family protein yields MRFSFLVFITLFSLPAISQLICDPVDTRIVIAGVLSWQDPNVASFSDENRKDQELHDLFKHGAVPDSTNILLLDQDATLEKMNRNIKKQMKACTSESTFIFYYAGHGSKIGNNHYFCNYDMGKSEASMFHVSTLSEYAKLYFKGKRIILMADCCYSGSLLKVGEDISKLGIEVIVLTSATSSNISTGNWTFTQTILDCMRGDLLADQNLDNKISLTETASEVKQAMKHREYQLCGYASYKIQPDEIIVGVCDEDVRKPSTYGQGIKLGTYVYALNENNEWKPARIIKSVAGSYTVQFYNYSEKLDLTAENNAVRTVYFPVYTSGQKVEVKWEGKYYPAEIVSTDDAFMYVHYTGYDNSYDEWVMYDRIRTGKEIAKSIKWEGAWYPGYILEKRDTAYFISYEGYSHTWDEWVSPERVK; encoded by the coding sequence ATGCGATTTTCATTTTTAGTATTCATTACCTTATTTTCTTTGCCGGCAATTTCACAGCTTATTTGTGATCCAGTTGATACACGAATTGTGATTGCAGGTGTCTTATCATGGCAAGATCCGAATGTTGCATCCTTCAGTGATGAGAACCGAAAAGATCAGGAATTACATGATTTATTTAAGCATGGCGCCGTGCCAGATTCAACCAATATTTTATTGTTAGATCAGGACGCAACATTGGAGAAAATGAATCGCAATATTAAAAAACAAATGAAGGCGTGCACCAGTGAATCTACCTTTATTTTTTATTACGCCGGACATGGTAGCAAAATTGGAAATAATCATTATTTCTGCAATTACGACATGGGTAAATCAGAGGCCTCTATGTTTCATGTCTCAACCTTGAGTGAATATGCCAAGCTTTATTTTAAGGGAAAAAGAATTATCCTCATGGCTGATTGTTGTTATTCAGGTTCATTATTGAAAGTAGGAGAAGATATTTCAAAGTTGGGAATTGAAGTCATTGTTCTGACTTCTGCAACATCGTCAAATATCTCAACCGGTAACTGGACATTCACTCAAACTATATTGGATTGTATGCGCGGAGATTTATTGGCTGATCAAAATCTTGATAATAAAATTAGTCTCACTGAAACTGCAAGTGAAGTGAAACAAGCCATGAAACATCGCGAATATCAGTTGTGTGGTTATGCATCATACAAAATTCAACCGGATGAAATTATTGTTGGTGTGTGTGATGAGGATGTGCGAAAACCATCAACGTATGGTCAGGGTATAAAACTTGGTACGTATGTATATGCATTGAATGAAAATAACGAATGGAAACCTGCGCGCATTATCAAATCAGTTGCGGGATCATATACCGTTCAGTTTTATAACTACTCTGAAAAACTTGACTTGACAGCTGAGAATAATGCGGTTAGAACCGTGTATTTTCCGGTATACACTTCCGGACAAAAAGTAGAAGTAAAATGGGAAGGTAAATATTACCCCGCTGAAATTGTATCAACTGATGATGCATTCATGTATGTTCACTACACCGGATATGATAATTCTTATGATGAATGGGTAATGTATGACCGCATTAGAACCGGAAAAGAAATTGCAAAATCAATCAAATGGGAAGGTGCTTGGTATCCGGGGTATATCTTAGAAAAACGAGATACTGCTTACTTTATTAGCTATGAAGGGTATTCACATACCTGGGATGAATGGGTAAGCCCTGAGCGTGTGAAATAA
- a CDS encoding T9SS type A sorting domain-containing protein, translated as MKKTLYTFFACALSAQLSAQTRLTQNSQHNIWVGNSAACTTSGPGTIHNNSFLRVFDTDDHNVMDTVFFVYIELGVESTSGGNYDLIGRVHQLNGVLQFSNMSVMAADTAAVYPDSTIYKMIIPMQDGYALPGDTLVCEVFAPLNGAITFFPGSNPYVESGPSYLAASGCGMAEPTTYASIGYTQVKLVLNLWVNHKPFMNDMAMSVFKDEVLSFTKYDFDNSMNDFDSDTTGMIRIESLPLSGSLALNSVPLNVGDTVNSDELAQITYTPNLGYYGADSFNIRAHDAYHWANNTSAVNITVINWQLGVSDLSEFQIELFPNPSDEFIYVKNFNPLWKISLYNSSGVVIERFINTEGRMSTVDLASGIYYLVIDMENSITVSSFIKN; from the coding sequence ATGAAAAAAACTCTGTATACCTTTTTTGCTTGTGCTTTGTCAGCGCAACTATCTGCACAAACTCGCCTCACTCAAAATTCTCAACATAATATTTGGGTTGGTAATTCAGCCGCCTGCACAACTAGTGGTCCGGGTACTATACATAATAATAGTTTTTTAAGAGTATTTGATACAGATGATCACAATGTAATGGATACCGTTTTCTTTGTTTACATTGAATTGGGGGTTGAATCTACTTCTGGCGGAAATTATGATCTGATAGGCAGGGTGCATCAATTAAACGGGGTTCTGCAATTTTCTAATATGAGTGTGATGGCCGCAGATACTGCTGCTGTTTATCCTGATTCAACCATATATAAAATGATTATTCCAATGCAAGATGGTTATGCCTTGCCGGGTGATACATTGGTTTGTGAAGTATTTGCTCCCTTGAATGGTGCAATTACTTTTTTTCCGGGTTCTAATCCGTACGTTGAATCTGGTCCATCATACTTAGCTGCTAGCGGTTGTGGAATGGCTGAACCAACAACCTACGCCAGTATAGGGTATACACAAGTGAAGCTTGTTCTCAATCTTTGGGTGAATCACAAACCTTTTATGAATGATATGGCAATGTCAGTCTTTAAAGATGAAGTGCTCTCATTTACCAAATATGATTTTGACAATTCAATGAATGATTTTGATTCAGACACTACCGGAATGATCCGCATTGAATCTCTCCCTTTATCAGGTTCGCTTGCCCTAAACAGTGTTCCTTTAAATGTGGGCGATACAGTTAACAGTGATGAATTGGCACAAATAACGTACACTCCAAATCTCGGATATTATGGAGCAGACAGTTTCAACATACGTGCGCATGATGCTTACCACTGGGCCAATAATACAAGCGCAGTAAACATTACTGTTATCAATTGGCAATTGGGTGTATCTGACTTATCTGAATTTCAGATTGAATTATTTCCTAATCCGTCTGATGAATTTATTTACGTAAAAAATTTCAACCCATTATGGAAAATCTCTCTCTACAACTCGTCAGGTGTAGTCATTGAACGATTCATAAATACTGAAGGTCGTATGTCAACCGTTGACTTGGCTTCAGGAATCTATTACCTGGTGATTGATATGGAAAATTCTATTACAGTATCATCTTTCATTAAAAACTAA
- a CDS encoding T9SS type A sorting domain-containing protein: MMKKTLLSALFVSATSLLIAQTRVTNNPVLVINPGSPTCNAGGIITTDNSFFHIYDLDDYPNIVDTAFIVRMKVACEETTGGAYNIVGAVYTVVGSASLANFTLVSDDTTAIFPDSTMYKMDIPFDQGYVFPGDSLASELKLPTNATASFYPGSNTSPESSPTYIVAAGCSIFDLTTMAGISFPDMHLIMNLYLNQKPSMTDFSTSIFKNDSVYFADADFTSNFTDNDNDGITMMKVTALPTNGILDLNGTTLAVGDTVWTSEMNTLYYIPNTGYSGTDNFSFRARDTSHWANTPTVVTVDVINWQLGITELTTDNFTVYPNPANNVVNLPSDIQFEIIRVFDATGKQVMIINQFQSSIDISQLESGMYYLVTTINGVNKNAVFTKQ; the protein is encoded by the coding sequence ATGATGAAAAAAACTTTACTCTCAGCACTTTTTGTTAGTGCAACTTCACTTTTAATTGCCCAAACGCGTGTCACCAATAATCCGGTGCTCGTTATCAATCCGGGTTCACCTACTTGCAACGCAGGCGGTATTATTACTACTGATAATTCATTTTTTCATATTTATGATTTAGATGATTATCCAAATATTGTAGATACTGCATTTATCGTACGCATGAAAGTTGCCTGTGAAGAAACTACAGGCGGTGCTTACAATATAGTTGGAGCAGTTTATACCGTTGTTGGTTCTGCATCTCTTGCAAATTTTACTCTTGTGAGTGATGATACCACTGCAATTTTTCCTGATTCAACTATGTACAAAATGGATATTCCTTTTGATCAGGGATATGTGTTTCCCGGAGATTCTTTGGCAAGTGAATTAAAATTACCTACGAATGCTACTGCGTCATTCTACCCGGGTTCTAACACTTCACCTGAATCAAGCCCAACTTATATTGTTGCCGCCGGTTGCAGCATTTTTGATTTGACAACGATGGCAGGAATTAGTTTTCCGGATATGCACTTAATAATGAATTTGTATTTAAATCAAAAACCTTCAATGACTGATTTTTCTACCAGTATTTTCAAAAATGATTCAGTTTATTTTGCTGATGCTGATTTCACTTCAAACTTCACTGATAATGACAATGACGGAATCACGATGATGAAAGTTACCGCATTGCCAACAAATGGTATTCTTGATCTTAATGGAACCACTTTAGCAGTAGGTGACACTGTTTGGACAAGTGAAATGAATACGCTGTATTATATTCCAAATACTGGATATTCTGGCACTGATAATTTTAGTTTTCGCGCAAGAGATACCAGCCATTGGGCAAATACCCCAACAGTTGTAACAGTGGATGTAATTAACTGGCAATTGGGCATCACTGAACTAACAACTGATAATTTTACGGTCTATCCAAATCCGGCTAACAATGTTGTGAATTTACCTTCAGATATTCAGTTTGAAATAATTCGTGTTTTTGATGCTACAGGAAAACAGGTGATGATCATAAATCAATTTCAATCTTCTATTGATATCAGCCAGTTAGAAAGCGGAATGTATTATCTGGTAACAACAATAAACGGTGTAAACAAAAACGCTGTTTTCACCAAGCAATAG
- a CDS encoding caspase family protein — translation MSYRLFNFAFTCLIFFVGLECNAQSDQRLEAVLQKGHSKPITCYSFSPDSSFVVTGSADNSIILWDILTGRQVRVFNRHSEKIYSLSFSPDGKKILSCSADNSAKVFDVLTGELRIHIHPERTYLDHARWSPKGKYIVVADDRDGIFIYDTLKGKLVNSFYRSYSIMNTQDIINADENNILSANDYASFFLCNIITGDTLKQVEFDKAYQLSFSPDGKYIAASSAKLFTQIFDATNGKLIYTLKDGAEECDGCNTKHVFSNSGKFLVTMSDKIDGIVWDMATGKKIKSISTFRERPQSLVFSKDDSHVLLSFDDDVYVYEVKSGKEKLHINQKGLSYYEFTAGPENSFLLSGFSNEAIIYNMHSGKRTQILKGFMNKKRDDGLKFNYNSWSDKHILKYISMRKPLELSPDQKYYAIGGIDSSAMIIEVETGRVKHYLTGHRQTVIAIEYSPDGKLIATAGGDRKIIIWSTETGQKLHTLTGHQELIFDLAFNAEGTELASGSWDGSMRIWDMSDPGEYTYFDLGGVSPYTVAFTQNDLYIVTGDLNKNIDFWEPDAGAIFRTLVGHTGPISGVEFSSDNKYVATSSWDGKVKVWDVLNGMLVSKMDGHEGAVYALAYSPDNTFIASGGADNVIIYWNTELNTKQFLTGHTAPVTSICFNSAGDKLISCDADGMVKVWDLKSMRELYSRIQITKSDWLATSPSGKFDGSSGSLDHVNYVSGMKVVPISSLFDKYYTPDLISKIFSGELKNDSGENLNQNLPDVPLISFEFADAGIRSIENVDSMIEWSASSLPLGIRINSQGEKIEEIRIYNNGKLVIRESMETELEFRGGDKDVRQFEIPLLVGENNISARVINAERVESSPAEITVFHDGTGAQTDLFILSIGINEYKNPQYNLSYAVNDATAFLTALKNGADSLFNSVTTFSILNEQAVKPNISETFTTIINTAGPEDVFVFYYAGHGIMSYEKDPANSDFYIVTHDLTNLYSETTVLKQKAISAVELMEFSKMIRCGKQLFILDACHSGGALDAFASRGDGREKSLAQLARSTGTFFITASQDAQFANEVGNLEHGLFTYALLEILNGQKGNNGDDKITISELKLYVEERVPELSEQYRGSPQFPTSYSFGQDFPIVILK, via the coding sequence ATGAGCTACAGACTATTCAATTTTGCTTTTACTTGTTTGATTTTTTTTGTTGGGCTTGAATGTAATGCTCAGTCTGATCAAAGATTAGAAGCTGTTTTACAAAAAGGTCATTCAAAACCTATCACCTGTTATTCCTTTAGTCCGGATAGTAGTTTTGTAGTAACCGGAAGTGCAGATAATTCAATCATCCTCTGGGATATCTTAACAGGACGTCAAGTGAGAGTATTTAATAGACACAGTGAAAAAATCTATTCACTTTCATTTAGTCCTGATGGTAAAAAAATACTTTCTTGTTCTGCTGATAATTCCGCAAAAGTGTTTGATGTATTAACCGGAGAACTACGCATTCACATTCATCCTGAAAGAACTTATCTTGATCATGCACGATGGTCACCAAAAGGCAAGTATATTGTTGTGGCTGATGACCGCGACGGAATTTTTATCTATGATACATTAAAAGGCAAACTTGTCAATTCTTTTTACAGAAGTTACAGCATCATGAACACGCAAGACATCATCAATGCAGATGAAAACAATATCTTATCAGCGAATGATTATGCCAGCTTTTTTCTATGCAATATAATAACCGGAGATACGCTAAAGCAAGTTGAATTTGACAAAGCATATCAACTCTCTTTTAGTCCTGATGGAAAGTATATTGCAGCAAGCTCTGCAAAATTATTCACACAAATTTTTGACGCCACAAATGGCAAATTAATTTACACCTTGAAAGACGGAGCTGAAGAATGTGATGGATGCAATACTAAGCATGTGTTTTCCAATTCAGGTAAATTTTTGGTGACTATGTCTGACAAAATTGATGGCATCGTTTGGGATATGGCAACCGGTAAAAAAATAAAATCAATTAGCACGTTTAGAGAACGCCCACAAAGTCTTGTATTCAGCAAAGATGATTCACATGTGTTGTTATCTTTTGATGATGATGTGTATGTATATGAAGTAAAATCTGGAAAAGAAAAACTCCATATCAATCAGAAAGGCTTAAGCTATTATGAGTTCACCGCCGGACCTGAAAATTCTTTTCTTCTATCAGGATTTTCAAATGAGGCCATAATTTATAATATGCACTCAGGCAAGCGTACGCAAATTCTTAAAGGTTTCATGAATAAAAAGAGAGACGATGGTTTGAAATTCAATTACAATTCATGGTCAGACAAACACATTCTGAAATACATTAGCATGAGAAAGCCTCTTGAGCTAAGTCCTGATCAAAAATATTACGCAATAGGTGGAATTGATTCAAGTGCCATGATCATTGAAGTTGAAACAGGCAGAGTAAAACATTATCTAACGGGGCATAGACAAACTGTAATTGCCATTGAATATAGTCCTGATGGAAAATTAATTGCCACAGCCGGAGGTGATCGTAAAATTATCATTTGGTCAACTGAAACCGGACAAAAATTACACACCTTAACAGGGCATCAAGAATTAATTTTTGACCTTGCATTTAATGCTGAAGGAACAGAGTTGGCAAGCGGAAGTTGGGATGGATCCATGCGAATTTGGGATATGTCTGATCCGGGTGAATACACTTATTTTGATTTGGGTGGTGTATCTCCTTACACGGTGGCTTTTACTCAAAATGATTTGTATATAGTAACCGGAGATTTAAATAAAAATATTGATTTCTGGGAGCCGGACGCAGGCGCTATTTTCAGAACGCTGGTGGGACATACGGGGCCAATTTCCGGAGTTGAATTCTCTTCAGATAATAAATACGTTGCTACTTCAAGTTGGGATGGCAAAGTAAAAGTGTGGGATGTGTTAAACGGAATGCTGGTTTCAAAAATGGACGGACATGAAGGAGCTGTGTACGCTCTAGCTTATTCACCTGACAATACATTTATAGCTTCTGGTGGCGCTGACAATGTCATTATTTATTGGAATACAGAATTGAATACTAAACAATTTCTCACAGGACATACAGCACCGGTAACAAGTATTTGTTTCAATTCCGCAGGTGATAAACTGATCAGTTGTGACGCCGATGGCATGGTGAAAGTGTGGGATTTAAAATCAATGCGTGAACTATATTCAAGAATTCAAATTACTAAATCTGATTGGCTGGCAACAAGTCCTTCAGGAAAATTTGATGGATCATCAGGTTCACTTGATCATGTAAATTATGTTTCAGGTATGAAAGTAGTACCCATTAGTTCATTATTTGATAAATATTATACGCCTGATTTAATCAGTAAAATTTTTAGCGGTGAATTGAAAAATGATAGCGGAGAAAATCTCAATCAAAATTTGCCTGATGTACCATTGATTTCATTTGAATTTGCAGATGCTGGCATCAGATCAATAGAAAATGTTGATAGCATGATAGAGTGGAGCGCATCCAGCCTGCCGCTTGGTATTAGAATAAATAGTCAAGGTGAAAAAATTGAGGAGATTCGAATATACAACAATGGAAAATTAGTCATCAGAGAATCAATGGAAACTGAGCTTGAGTTCAGAGGTGGTGATAAAGATGTTCGTCAATTTGAAATTCCTCTATTGGTTGGTGAAAATAATATTTCTGCAAGAGTAATTAATGCAGAACGGGTTGAATCCAGTCCGGCTGAAATTACAGTGTTTCATGATGGAACAGGTGCTCAAACTGATTTGTTTATTCTTTCAATTGGTATCAATGAGTATAAAAATCCTCAATATAATTTGAGTTATGCGGTGAATGATGCAACGGCGTTTCTTACTGCGCTTAAGAACGGTGCTGATTCTCTTTTTAATTCAGTGACCACTTTCAGTATTTTGAATGAACAGGCCGTTAAGCCAAATATTTCTGAAACCTTCACTACCATTATCAATACAGCAGGACCTGAAGATGTTTTCGTTTTTTATTATGCCGGGCATGGCATTATGAGTTATGAAAAAGATCCGGCAAATTCAGATTTTTATATTGTGACACATGATCTCACTAATCTTTACAGCGAGACAACCGTGCTGAAACAAAAAGCCATATCTGCTGTTGAACTCATGGAATTTTCAAAAATGATTCGCTGTGGAAAACAATTGTTTATTCTGGATGCATGTCACTCAGGTGGCGCACTGGATGCTTTTGCAAGCAGAGGGGATGGACGTGAAAAATCTCTTGCTCAACTTGCGCGCAGCACGGGTACCTTTTTTATCACAGCTTCACAAGATGCTCAGTTTGCAAATGAAGTTGGAAATCTTGAACATGGTTTGTTCACCTATGCTTTGCTTGAAATATTGAATGGTCAAAAAGGAAATAACGGTGATGATAAAATAACTATCAGTGAATTGAAACTATATGTTGAAGAACGGGTGCCTGAATTATCAGAGCAGTACAGAGGATCACCTCAATTTCCAACTAGCTATAGCTTTGGGCAAGACTTCCCAATTGTTATTCTGAAATAA